The following proteins are encoded in a genomic region of Gimesia algae:
- a CDS encoding helix-turn-helix domain-containing protein, whose protein sequence is MEKSIFTQEYSIMLRLLKETRKRLKVSQVDLAERLGQSQSFVSKCERGERRMDVIQLRTVCHALGTTLPDFVKALETRLKQSGNKKSRR, encoded by the coding sequence ATGGAAAAGTCGATTTTTACCCAAGAATATTCAATCATGCTCCGCTTGCTGAAAGAAACTCGAAAGAGGTTGAAAGTTTCACAAGTTGATTTGGCTGAACGACTTGGGCAAAGCCAGTCATTCGTGAGTAAGTGTGAACGCGGTGAGCGTCGCATGGATGTGATTCAATTACGAACGGTGTGCCACGCATTGGGAACCACTCTGCCTGATTTCGTCAAAGCATTGGAAACAAGATTGAAGCAGAGTGGTAATAAGAAATCAAGACGTTGA
- a CDS encoding type II toxin-antitoxin system RelE/ParE family toxin, translating to MTFRVELSQRAEADIKSAFAYIRKQGPADPRDWKAGLEQKLAGLETFPEACGLAPENEFVKVEIRQALYGPFRIVFTIREQIVYVLTVRHAARLALPRDELDKIN from the coding sequence ATGACATTTCGGGTAGAACTCTCTCAGCGGGCTGAAGCGGATATTAAAAGTGCCTTTGCTTATATCCGTAAACAGGGACCGGCAGATCCTCGGGATTGGAAAGCCGGTCTGGAGCAAAAATTGGCTGGTCTCGAAACCTTTCCGGAAGCCTGCGGTCTGGCCCCCGAAAACGAATTTGTGAAAGTAGAAATCCGTCAGGCCCTGTACGGCCCATTTCGGATTGTGTTTACGATTCGGGAACAAATCGTGTATGTACTCACGGTTCGCCATGCAGCACGTCTTGCTCTGCCGCGTGATGAATTAGACAAAATCAATTAA
- a CDS encoding replication-relaxation family protein, giving the protein MATRSLTKTRWQKTSRDEEILMALTRCPLMAEEILKLSQTWSQPFTSLRRVQERMQDLSAASQLQAWRYATTGQGGARLYYKLTLTGYRTVMQDDQIEPPTKRFFREISPGRHRHQRALSQFIVQTYLAAHFRGIKVTDFHPENTFRIDCGERPLWPDARFTLTLPNGSQLSYCVELDNSTESVLSYKSADSILSKMQRYLLDLVVTPQPYRVLFPITGSADRLQHIVDLARQLTDGRSFSPFYVVLLDDYLADLDAFFRPCFHSPQNKNIPLLRSQARQFQIHSAVLATPVAL; this is encoded by the coding sequence ATGGCAACACGATCCCTCACAAAAACACGTTGGCAAAAAACGTCCCGCGATGAGGAAATCCTGATGGCTTTGACGCGGTGTCCGTTGATGGCGGAAGAAATTCTCAAATTAAGCCAGACTTGGTCACAACCCTTTACCAGTTTGCGGCGAGTACAGGAGCGGATGCAAGATTTAAGCGCCGCAAGCCAATTGCAGGCGTGGCGGTATGCCACGACAGGCCAGGGGGGTGCCCGGCTCTACTACAAACTAACGCTGACCGGTTATCGCACGGTGATGCAGGACGACCAGATCGAACCGCCTACCAAACGCTTCTTTCGCGAAATCAGTCCCGGCCGACATCGGCATCAGCGGGCCTTGTCACAATTCATCGTGCAGACCTATCTTGCCGCCCATTTTCGTGGAATCAAGGTTACTGATTTTCATCCTGAAAACACGTTCCGCATCGATTGCGGAGAACGGCCACTTTGGCCTGATGCCCGGTTTACGCTGACGTTGCCGAATGGAAGCCAGCTCTCTTATTGTGTGGAATTGGATAACAGCACCGAATCAGTGCTCTCTTACAAAAGCGCTGACAGCATCCTGAGTAAAATGCAACGCTATCTGCTTGATCTCGTTGTGACACCTCAACCATATCGTGTGCTGTTCCCCATCACTGGTTCAGCAGATCGATTACAACATATTGTCGATCTTGCCAGGCAATTGACGGACGGACGATCATTCTCACCATTTTATGTGGTGTTGCTGGATGACTATCTCGCAGACCTCGATGCGTTCTTCCGTCCCTGTTTTCACTCACCACAGAACAAAAACATTCCGCTGTTGCGATCACAGGCGCGGCAGTTTCAGATTCACTCTGCTGTACTGGCCACGCCGGTTGCCCTGTGA
- a CDS encoding sensor histidine kinase, producing the protein MKDAHTKISNPTAVGVGVATLAVLVTVMVTTLLYNHTVNLLTDNLRERLLAIVTTQAANIDVAEVEALQVEGDWQKPEWARLVKRLQAARDRNSDIVYIYLFRRNRDDPRQLEFVTDAGSLNPYANYDDDPTNDVDNNGDGLIEPDDADYLQWPGQEYPDPPAEAFLAFEGGLTNEDLYEDAWGRVLTGYEPIRNEDGETVAVLAVDMKADDFFTITRQTLYPFTIFVVFLILMLVCLAGLLIAIWHARVKFLQQLDREKDELIGIVSHQLVTPISSVRWSLEEVIQGEYGQIPAAAKAVLQTSGGTVRSLLDVATLLLDVSRIELGRLQMEKTEQNLQELFAYIIPPIQQRADEKGVTLNVSLPARLPSAKLDRRLTHMTIENLLSNAVKYTPQGGTVDLTVTVTDGTLHCRVQDTGIGIPKQDQTKLFGKLVRASNVEKVEGNGFGLYVAKGAIEQQGGKIRFESTEGQGTTFYVDLPL; encoded by the coding sequence TTGAAAGACGCCCACACCAAAATCTCTAATCCGACCGCCGTTGGTGTCGGCGTGGCCACGCTCGCCGTGCTGGTCACGGTTATGGTAACGACCTTGCTCTACAATCACACCGTCAACCTGCTCACGGATAACCTGCGCGAGCGGCTGCTCGCCATTGTCACCACGCAGGCGGCAAACATCGATGTCGCCGAAGTGGAAGCGCTGCAGGTGGAAGGTGACTGGCAAAAGCCCGAGTGGGCGCGTCTGGTCAAACGTCTGCAGGCAGCCCGTGATCGTAACAGCGATATCGTTTACATCTACCTCTTCCGACGGAATCGAGACGATCCCCGTCAGTTGGAATTTGTCACCGATGCCGGGTCACTCAATCCCTACGCCAACTACGACGACGATCCCACCAACGATGTCGATAATAACGGAGACGGCCTGATCGAACCGGACGATGCCGACTATTTACAATGGCCCGGACAAGAGTATCCCGATCCGCCCGCCGAAGCGTTTCTGGCATTTGAGGGAGGCCTGACAAACGAGGACTTGTACGAGGATGCGTGGGGGCGGGTGCTGACCGGTTATGAGCCGATCCGCAACGAGGATGGCGAGACAGTCGCTGTACTGGCCGTGGATATGAAGGCCGATGATTTCTTCACAATCACACGTCAAACCCTCTATCCGTTTACGATATTCGTCGTCTTTCTGATCCTGATGTTGGTCTGTCTGGCCGGTCTGCTGATCGCCATCTGGCATGCGCGGGTCAAGTTTCTGCAGCAACTGGACCGTGAGAAAGATGAGTTGATTGGGATTGTGAGCCATCAGCTGGTGACACCGATCTCGTCGGTGCGCTGGTCACTGGAAGAGGTCATCCAGGGGGAATACGGGCAGATTCCGGCGGCAGCCAAAGCAGTGCTGCAAACGTCAGGCGGGACCGTGCGGTCGCTGCTGGACGTTGCCACGTTGCTGCTGGATGTATCGCGGATCGAACTCGGCCGCCTGCAAATGGAAAAAACAGAGCAGAATCTCCAGGAACTGTTTGCCTATATCATCCCCCCGATCCAACAGCGGGCCGATGAAAAGGGAGTGACGTTGAACGTGTCGTTACCCGCGAGATTACCGTCCGCGAAACTCGATCGCCGCCTCACGCACATGACCATTGAAAACCTGTTGAGCAACGCGGTGAAGTATACGCCGCAAGGAGGCACCGTCGATCTGACCGTGACAGTCACGGACGGAACATTGCACTGCCGGGTGCAGGACACCGGCATCGGGATCCCCAAGCAAGATCAGACCAAACTGTTCGGCAAGCTCGTGCGTGCCAGCAATGTCGAGAAAGTCGAGGGGAACGGGTTCGGCCTCTACGTGGCCAAAGGGGCGATTGAGCAACAGGGCGGGAAGATTCGTTTCGAGAGCACCGAAGGCCAAGGCACCACCTTCTATGTGGACTTGCCGCTCTGA
- a CDS encoding response regulator: MLKATTTKRVLVVEDDINTNHSLQKKLEKQGFETDACFDGKEALNLMREKQYDAILLDIVMPVVDGFEVLETRGETLNATTPVSILTTVPQSRTERALELGAHKAYSKMTESPASVVAHIKAELEEAPQA; the protein is encoded by the coding sequence ATGCTAAAAGCCACTACCACAAAACGAGTCCTCGTTGTCGAGGATGACATCAACACCAACCACTCCCTGCAAAAGAAATTGGAAAAGCAGGGGTTTGAGACCGATGCCTGCTTCGACGGCAAAGAAGCGTTAAACCTCATGCGGGAGAAACAGTATGACGCCATTTTGCTGGATATCGTGATGCCCGTCGTCGATGGTTTTGAAGTGCTTGAGACGAGGGGCGAAACGCTGAATGCCACGACCCCCGTGTCTATCCTCACAACGGTTCCTCAGTCGCGGACGGAACGGGCGCTGGAACTCGGTGCGCACAAAGCCTACAGCAAAATGACCGAGTCCCCGGCAAGCGTCGTCGCACACATCAAAGCAGAGTTGGAGGAAGCCCCACAGGCATGA
- a CDS encoding type IV secretory system conjugative DNA transfer family protein — MLISINDTPTNERGPRHMRSILAAVHHASSKKLPISFLIGRHEQQVGLYCRFPGLLHGLVQGQFHAKYPDCTITLLEEDALDCPVGFETWTMTLHLRPDLFPILRYQQFEDVIHDEVDDPMGGVLQAVAPDHGDLQALFELTVIPASPRRCQQAQAAVERLARPFFRKHRSLARRYAMAASSPKRWQRVLAACLVRFFVGKSEERFGLDEELNKTASRMHDNEKDLQAASVKLGQHLFEVRLRLTVHAPADQKQTAVRKLHEMAAVLHKFTEPRLGLFQSSSISRYERHSHRRGFLLSDEELATMWHLPTSSVRDVSLQSTHSRRLEPPVELPLKKRESGVSELGRVAFQEREERFGMRTEDRFRHLFIVGKTGNGKSTVLQNAILSDMRAGEGLAVVDPHGDLAEAVLASVPSQRTNDVILIDPSDIGYPVGFNPLDVDPAMVDVACDGVVSTFRKVFGTGTHTPRLEDILWNTVLALMLAGDSTILDMLRMFEFDDSFRRQILARIDDPVVRNWWMTTFPKLRSLKGEDPFASVENKLRQLLTNSVIRNMVSQPQSRINFQAAMDSGKIIILNLSKGKLGERTSSFLGSLFVTQLQLATMTRATIPEQERRPFYLYVDEFQNVATSSFSAFLSEARKYKIGLCLATQFLDQVDPETLQAVFGNVGSLLVFAVGPNDATLLAEQLTGHITAADLIALPKYRACVRLMIDGMSRPAFTMETIKLKEIADSNRATIVRAQSRRQYAQPLEAVQTRIQKAFSSAWMMMPDCFDPSSFWVGHHGLAFC; from the coding sequence ATGTTAATTTCCATCAATGACACTCCCACCAACGAACGAGGACCGCGACACATGCGGTCGATTCTGGCAGCCGTGCATCACGCGTCTTCGAAAAAACTACCGATTTCGTTCCTCATCGGGCGCCATGAGCAACAAGTCGGCTTGTATTGTCGATTTCCCGGTCTGTTGCATGGTTTGGTTCAAGGGCAGTTTCACGCCAAGTATCCCGATTGTACGATCACACTGCTGGAAGAGGATGCACTCGATTGTCCCGTAGGTTTTGAAACTTGGACGATGACCTTGCATCTGCGGCCTGATCTGTTTCCGATTTTGCGATATCAGCAATTTGAAGATGTGATTCATGATGAGGTCGATGATCCGATGGGGGGCGTGCTGCAGGCGGTGGCTCCGGACCATGGCGATCTTCAGGCGCTGTTCGAATTGACGGTGATTCCCGCCAGTCCCCGCCGTTGCCAGCAGGCACAAGCGGCGGTGGAACGCTTGGCGCGTCCTTTCTTTCGGAAACACCGGAGTCTGGCCCGCAGATATGCGATGGCCGCCAGCAGCCCGAAGCGTTGGCAACGGGTGTTAGCTGCGTGCTTAGTGCGTTTCTTCGTTGGGAAGAGTGAAGAACGATTCGGCTTGGACGAAGAACTCAACAAAACGGCTTCCCGCATGCACGACAACGAAAAAGATTTACAAGCAGCGTCAGTCAAACTGGGACAACATTTGTTTGAAGTGCGGTTGCGTTTAACGGTACATGCACCCGCTGACCAAAAGCAGACTGCCGTGCGTAAATTGCACGAGATGGCTGCGGTATTGCACAAATTTACCGAACCACGACTAGGGCTGTTTCAATCTTCTTCTATCTCCCGGTACGAGAGACACTCACATCGTCGTGGTTTTTTACTCTCTGATGAAGAACTGGCAACGATGTGGCATCTGCCGACCAGTTCGGTACGGGATGTTTCATTACAGTCAACCCATTCTCGGCGGTTGGAACCGCCGGTGGAGTTACCCCTCAAGAAAAGGGAATCAGGAGTCTCGGAATTGGGGCGGGTCGCATTTCAGGAGCGAGAGGAACGCTTCGGAATGCGGACCGAAGACCGGTTTCGGCATTTGTTCATAGTGGGCAAAACCGGAAATGGCAAATCGACGGTGCTGCAGAATGCAATTTTGTCTGACATGCGGGCAGGGGAGGGTTTGGCTGTCGTTGATCCGCACGGTGATCTGGCCGAGGCTGTGCTGGCGTCCGTGCCGAGTCAGCGTACCAATGACGTGATCCTGATTGATCCCAGTGATATTGGCTATCCCGTCGGCTTCAATCCACTGGATGTGGATCCTGCCATGGTTGATGTGGCCTGCGATGGTGTGGTCAGCACGTTTCGCAAGGTATTCGGAACCGGTACGCACACGCCCCGGTTGGAAGACATTCTGTGGAACACCGTCTTGGCACTGATGCTGGCAGGGGATTCAACGATTCTTGATATGCTGCGGATGTTTGAATTCGATGATAGTTTTCGCAGACAGATTCTGGCCCGTATTGACGATCCTGTAGTCCGCAACTGGTGGATGACCACTTTCCCGAAACTACGATCTCTCAAAGGGGAAGATCCGTTTGCTTCGGTTGAGAACAAATTGCGGCAATTACTCACGAACTCCGTGATCCGTAACATGGTCTCACAGCCGCAGAGCAGAATTAATTTCCAAGCAGCAATGGACAGTGGCAAAATCATCATTCTCAATCTCTCCAAGGGAAAACTGGGCGAACGAACGTCTTCGTTTCTTGGTTCCCTGTTCGTGACGCAACTGCAGCTGGCAACCATGACACGAGCCACCATCCCGGAGCAGGAACGCAGGCCGTTTTATCTTTACGTCGATGAATTTCAGAATGTGGCGACTTCCAGCTTTTCCGCGTTCCTGTCCGAAGCCCGTAAATACAAAATCGGTCTGTGTCTGGCAACCCAGTTCCTCGATCAAGTCGATCCAGAGACTCTGCAAGCAGTCTTCGGAAACGTCGGTAGCCTGCTGGTCTTTGCCGTAGGCCCGAATGATGCCACTCTCCTCGCAGAACAACTGACGGGCCATATAACGGCAGCCGATTTAATCGCACTCCCCAAATATCGTGCCTGTGTCCGCCTCATGATTGACGGCATGTCCCGCCCTGCCTTCACGATGGAAACTATCAAGCTCAAAGAAATCGCCGATTCAAATCGGGCCACGATTGTACGTGCGCAATCACGGCGTCAATACGCGCAACCCCTCGAAGCCGTGCAGACACGGATTCAAAAGGCATTTTCCTCGGCCTGGATGATGATGCCTGATTGCTTTGATCCCTCTTCTTTTTGGGTGGGACACCATGGTCTGGCATTTTGCTGA
- a CDS encoding aldehyde dehydrogenase family protein, translating to MPATPPASGNGEDTFAPLTAISFADVEAYAWKFAEHLEAHKTALHEILSRYETYEVFTDEMDRTLDLLRSLPENAEYFTLRIGAVTSFLPKNQPLYALTCFVLIPALMASEVHFRIPHAMRQFFPALLEVLQLTEFFPNVIVSVQERLPFLQERSALLVDPDSQESLPVSDAVIFTGTPQHAHQLRLVFPQSTLFISNGAGHNPLVVTPKADIAAAIEATLALCLYNQGQDCAAPNAILVHEAIYNAFMMELRKELSIVGVGPYHDRTNRVGPIRDVGDLVRIQELLARNHDWIDPATPGTIRTQTVIVEPTIIERPLVAGGNFRELFAPLIMVQQYDRDSDLDRYFEHAHYAQNAMYVTVYGESDYVEQLSGQPVNGVVLYDETTILRNTHLHAPGVERGTQPYGGYGPGASSLSLNGRLICKPTLPQRDIYEHVVQPLLTPDGRERRLRLWQTATERKTRDVSKLLRLKRELPGSQSTASKEFCYVDGEALPCARRYAHVPPQFLYQLLGKPNVEQIAGLRPVARDRIRALRSLLKEHPDLEADALTAWLYALPKSSGLSGRQVRKQQAALFVDLYQLLLGTDRGPRLAPFLLDVDRDHVCLLLDV from the coding sequence ATGCCTGCTACTCCCCCAGCGTCCGGAAACGGCGAGGACACATTTGCTCCCCTGACGGCCATCAGCTTCGCGGACGTGGAAGCTTACGCCTGGAAGTTTGCCGAGCATCTTGAAGCGCACAAAACGGCGTTACACGAGATCCTCTCGCGATACGAGACCTATGAAGTCTTCACCGATGAAATGGATCGCACACTTGATCTGTTGCGGAGCCTGCCTGAGAACGCCGAATATTTTACGCTTCGCATCGGAGCGGTCACATCGTTTCTGCCGAAGAATCAACCGCTTTACGCGCTAACGTGCTTTGTGCTCATCCCAGCGTTAATGGCCAGTGAGGTCCATTTCCGCATTCCGCACGCCATGCGGCAATTCTTTCCGGCCCTGCTCGAGGTGTTGCAGTTGACGGAATTCTTTCCAAACGTGATTGTTTCCGTGCAAGAGCGACTCCCCTTCCTGCAGGAGCGCTCGGCTCTGCTGGTGGATCCGGATTCCCAGGAGAGCCTGCCCGTCAGTGATGCTGTGATTTTTACCGGCACACCGCAGCACGCCCACCAGTTACGACTGGTCTTCCCCCAAAGTACACTTTTCATCAGCAATGGAGCGGGGCACAATCCCCTTGTGGTCACACCGAAAGCCGATATTGCGGCGGCAATTGAAGCAACCCTTGCACTCTGTCTGTACAACCAGGGCCAGGACTGTGCCGCTCCCAACGCGATCCTCGTGCATGAAGCGATCTATAACGCGTTCATGATGGAACTGCGAAAAGAATTATCCATAGTGGGTGTTGGCCCCTACCATGATCGAACGAACCGCGTGGGACCGATCAGAGATGTTGGTGACCTCGTCCGTATTCAAGAGCTACTGGCCCGGAATCACGACTGGATCGATCCCGCGACACCGGGCACGATCCGAACACAGACTGTCATTGTAGAGCCGACGATCATCGAACGACCTCTCGTGGCCGGCGGCAACTTCCGCGAATTATTTGCGCCGCTCATCATGGTCCAGCAGTACGACCGGGACTCAGACCTGGACCGGTACTTTGAACATGCCCACTACGCCCAAAATGCGATGTATGTGACGGTCTACGGGGAGAGTGACTACGTAGAGCAGTTGAGCGGTCAACCCGTGAATGGTGTCGTGCTCTATGATGAGACCACGATCTTGCGGAACACGCACCTGCACGCTCCGGGCGTGGAACGCGGCACGCAGCCCTACGGTGGTTACGGCCCGGGAGCCTCCAGTCTGAGCCTGAATGGTCGACTCATTTGCAAACCAACCCTGCCCCAACGGGATATTTATGAGCACGTTGTGCAACCGCTGCTTACACCGGATGGCCGTGAGCGTCGCTTGCGGTTGTGGCAAACCGCGACGGAACGCAAGACCCGCGACGTGAGCAAGCTGCTGCGACTGAAGAGAGAACTGCCCGGCAGTCAGAGCACAGCATCCAAGGAGTTCTGCTACGTGGATGGAGAAGCACTCCCTTGTGCGCGGCGTTATGCACACGTCCCACCGCAGTTCCTCTACCAACTGCTCGGAAAACCGAACGTGGAGCAGATCGCCGGTCTGCGGCCCGTGGCCCGCGACCGGATCCGGGCCTTACGGAGTCTGCTAAAGGAGCACCCGGATCTGGAGGCCGATGCCTTGACCGCATGGCTGTACGCCCTGCCGAAATCATCCGGCCTCTCCGGCAGGCAGGTGAGGAAACAACAGGCGGCATTGTTTGTCGACCTGTATCAATTGCTGCTCGGAACCGATCGGGGACCTCGTCTGGCCCCCTTTTTGCTGGATGTGGACCGTGATCACGTCTGCCTGTTGCTGGATGTCTAG
- a CDS encoding N-6 DNA methylase has translation MAKEQFFYSHTRQLFNTLESISQRSSVSRGKAFEDVLQACVAALAAETMEPAYFEAIKAHTEGSQGKRGVDLFPKFLAQLIEGMSEQDQDLLGDLFEASISYGEKGQFLTPESVSELLANLTIDAEEKTDDGHALMINDPCCGTGRMLLKAGEINPQAELCGQDIDARCVRITALNLGLRGKYGYVVCGNSLTLESKFAYRIGSFYHESPHGRRRGVIRDIPLKQAPVPFITDAARKATQSLFAQQEADSREPDQEQKIPHNIMEVPQWLFRLEQRMENGDADNGTHQPAKEKPPSTKSASENDHPKTQKKLF, from the coding sequence ATGGCCAAAGAGCAATTCTTTTATTCCCACACCCGGCAGCTATTCAATACCTTGGAAAGTATTTCCCAGAGATCGAGTGTCAGCCGCGGTAAAGCTTTCGAAGACGTCCTCCAAGCGTGTGTGGCCGCCCTGGCCGCAGAAACGATGGAACCTGCTTATTTTGAGGCGATCAAAGCGCACACAGAGGGCTCTCAAGGAAAGCGGGGCGTGGATCTGTTTCCGAAGTTTCTTGCGCAGCTGATTGAGGGTATGTCGGAGCAGGATCAAGATTTACTGGGAGACTTATTTGAAGCCAGCATTTCGTATGGGGAAAAGGGGCAATTTTTGACTCCGGAATCGGTTTCAGAACTTCTTGCTAATTTGACCATTGATGCTGAAGAAAAAACGGATGATGGACATGCTCTTATGATTAACGATCCTTGCTGTGGTACCGGACGGATGCTCTTGAAAGCGGGGGAGATCAATCCACAGGCAGAATTATGCGGCCAAGACATTGATGCGCGCTGCGTCCGGATTACGGCTTTGAATCTCGGTTTGCGAGGCAAGTATGGTTATGTGGTTTGTGGCAACTCACTGACGCTGGAATCGAAATTTGCCTACCGGATTGGCAGCTTCTATCACGAATCTCCCCATGGCAGACGTCGCGGAGTAATCCGAGATATCCCGCTGAAACAGGCGCCGGTGCCTTTTATCACTGATGCGGCCCGAAAAGCAACACAGAGTTTGTTTGCTCAGCAAGAAGCAGATTCACGCGAACCAGATCAAGAACAGAAAATACCCCACAATATCATGGAAGTTCCCCAGTGGTTATTCCGTCTGGAGCAGCGAATGGAAAACGGAGATGCTGATAATGGCACACATCAACCAGCGAAAGAAAAACCTCCAAGTACTAAATCAGCATCTGAAAATGATCACCCTAAGACTCAGAAAAAATTGTTTTAG
- a CDS encoding toprim domain-containing protein: MTQQKRGYIDVDALQRELISAGDVVERIASFYSISLPELHKTQNETRIACIFACGKQQETGDRAISIKTKQDGAVFRCFQYGCTVRGNLLNLMFLMKHDRQPTGDKLKGAEFKEIATDLQAIVAGHSQEPGEEKLSTNHLPESVSDESPLENFPLKDSENERARELVRLDERFMTDVAEMSPQAAAYKRQRPYMTPEIMQKFRCGYLPHDAGSLLRGHFVYGYPDADGEILTWFGRNLNYEDQHKKWQRSGDSSKEPHKFKFVKGFHRGLELYGEPQFHELATPEQLQQTGIILVEGPNDVINLHTLGIPALAVCSNTITETQADKLATLANEIPGGHISVMFDLDQEGENGAKQTVLELAKRCQVRFAWSNDPADGQFHIRQPESVTSEDWDTTILPALMHVS, from the coding sequence ATGACCCAACAAAAACGTGGTTACATCGATGTTGATGCCCTGCAACGGGAACTGATTTCTGCCGGTGATGTTGTGGAACGCATCGCCAGTTTCTACAGCATCTCGTTACCGGAACTGCACAAAACCCAAAACGAAACCCGCATAGCCTGTATATTCGCCTGTGGCAAACAACAGGAAACCGGTGACCGAGCCATCTCCATCAAAACGAAACAGGACGGAGCCGTGTTTCGCTGTTTTCAGTATGGCTGCACAGTTCGCGGTAATTTGCTGAACCTGATGTTTCTGATGAAGCACGATAGACAGCCAACCGGCGATAAGCTGAAGGGTGCAGAGTTCAAAGAAATCGCAACGGACCTGCAAGCCATTGTTGCAGGACATTCACAGGAACCTGGAGAGGAAAAGTTATCAACAAACCATTTACCGGAATCAGTATCCGATGAATCCCCTCTCGAAAATTTTCCACTCAAAGACTCAGAAAATGAACGAGCGAGAGAACTGGTTCGCCTTGATGAACGATTTATGACCGACGTGGCAGAGATGTCTCCCCAAGCCGCCGCTTATAAACGACAACGTCCCTACATGACGCCCGAGATTATGCAAAAATTTCGCTGTGGTTATCTGCCCCATGATGCGGGGAGTCTCTTGCGCGGTCACTTCGTCTATGGATATCCTGATGCCGACGGAGAAATTCTGACGTGGTTTGGTCGCAATCTCAACTACGAAGACCAGCACAAAAAATGGCAACGCTCCGGTGACAGTTCTAAAGAACCCCATAAATTCAAATTTGTGAAAGGTTTTCATCGGGGATTAGAACTCTATGGAGAACCGCAGTTTCATGAGCTCGCGACTCCGGAACAACTCCAGCAAACTGGCATCATTCTGGTCGAAGGGCCCAATGATGTGATCAATTTGCACACCCTCGGCATTCCCGCTTTGGCAGTCTGCAGCAACACCATTACCGAAACCCAAGCTGACAAGTTAGCAACGCTGGCAAACGAAATTCCCGGCGGTCATATCTCGGTGATGTTTGATCTTGACCAGGAGGGCGAAAACGGTGCGAAACAAACTGTGCTGGAATTGGCAAAGCGCTGTCAGGTGCGTTTTGCATGGTCAAACGATCCTGCCGATGGTCAATTTCATATTCGACAACCGGAATCCGTGACATCCGAAGATTGGGATACGACGATTCTTCCGGCCCTGATGCATGTATCGTAA
- a CDS encoding HD domain-containing protein: METIPFLELLHRGQRRQTGNKFTSHLYAVRDLLSAAGIEDEEILDAALYHDVLEDSALTREFLEFQCGTSIATIVETLTKSGLWLTRYCKAKHAAAQLESGLEQCPKAAVIKIADRLHNVSTIRGFSRPKQLLYLSETEQFLLPLFRRWLNDERLAAYRGPMQVLVQYLEEEVACKRTTTAHA, encoded by the coding sequence ATGGAAACAATCCCCTTTCTGGAACTGCTGCATCGAGGCCAACGGCGGCAGACGGGCAACAAGTTCACGAGTCATCTGTACGCCGTACGCGACCTGCTCTCCGCAGCGGGTATCGAGGATGAAGAGATTCTGGATGCGGCGTTGTACCACGATGTTCTGGAGGACAGTGCCCTCACGCGGGAGTTTCTGGAGTTTCAATGCGGCACATCCATTGCCACCATTGTGGAAACCCTCACCAAGTCGGGATTGTGGCTGACGCGGTATTGCAAAGCCAAGCATGCCGCTGCGCAACTGGAAAGTGGTCTTGAGCAATGCCCCAAGGCGGCCGTCATCAAAATCGCCGATCGTCTGCATAACGTCAGCACGATTCGCGGGTTTTCACGCCCCAAGCAGCTGCTGTATCTCAGTGAAACCGAGCAGTTTCTGTTGCCGCTGTTTCGGCGGTGGCTCAATGACGAGAGACTGGCAGCATACCGGGGGCCGATGCAGGTGCTCGTGCAATATCTAGAAGAGGAAGTGGCCTGCAAACGTACCACAACCGCTCATGCATAG
- a CDS encoding transposase, translating into MIQVDRHGTPMAIDTASASRNEVILIEPLLEKTTMQNRQTERLVYDKAADSDGLRDRLCEQGIDLICPHRKGRVRPVKQDGRKLRRYKRRWIVERTIAWLHNYRRIVTRWEYHDYLYESFVILGCLFTLLKRF; encoded by the coding sequence ATGATTCAGGTGGATCGTCATGGAACCCCTATGGCGATCGACACAGCTTCGGCCAGTCGCAATGAAGTGATTTTGATCGAGCCATTGCTTGAAAAAACGACAATGCAAAATCGACAAACCGAGCGTCTGGTCTATGACAAGGCGGCCGATTCGGACGGATTGCGTGATCGTCTTTGTGAGCAGGGAATCGATTTGATTTGTCCGCATCGCAAAGGCCGTGTGAGGCCTGTAAAACAGGATGGCCGCAAACTCAGGCGGTACAAACGGCGCTGGATCGTCGAGCGAACCATCGCCTGGCTGCACAACTACCGCCGGATTGTCACACGCTGGGAATACCATGATTATCTCTACGAAAGCTTTGTTATACTCGGATGTCTATTTACACTATTAAAACGGTTTTGA